Within the Cotesia glomerata isolate CgM1 linkage group LG6, MPM_Cglom_v2.3, whole genome shotgun sequence genome, the region gcaatgtaattattttcaataattagggtcgtgaattattttcaaacattatgagaaattgtatttatacAGATGAATAATGTTTGTACATCATATCGTGAGACGAGGGTTCGACCACCGACGGTTGTTTGAATAATTCCAACACCAACCGCCGGGGGTCACTCCAGTAACCGAACTGTACTGGTATGGGTTTTTTCTGTGCTTTCCCCATACCACTATTCCAACAGCCTATAGAAAGAAGTAAGGAATAGGGCGAATGCAGTACAGGAaacacaagtcggtccacagccaaAACAAAAAAGCAGGCATGAAAAAGGCAGTAACTAAGCAAAAATGAAAAGGCTTAGGGTATAAAAAGGCTTAAATCGCCTGTACACTAGAAACCCGATAGTAATAAAtgtataatagtaataattaggattaagaatttattatataaaaatatgattaattgggtgtaaaaaattttttataatcatgctatacctttaaaaaaaatattcataaaaattaaaatatataattatgtaagaTATAAAGTTAACTCTTAGTTTGACTTGTAACAAAGCTTGACGAACTATATATCTTGTAataattgaaaagaaaaaaaaaaataaaaaactattatttacattatttttgttatttattatatatccTTGTAGACTTTAGTTCACACTGTATGAATCACGAATAACACCGTgtatttcatcaatttttacattgTGTATCCTCAGTAGTTTCACGGCAAGTTGaccgtacaaaaaaaaagcttacttgaatcaagtatacccccatgaaaaaatactatacgtcgaaatatataaaaaatatgtactgtaagtatattttaaataactaacttttgaccgatttttatatatattttatgtatattaaatatattttggatatatttAAGACATACATTTATCCCACTAGAAGCACTTGCGTATTATCATGCGATTTTAGCTatgttgtaaattttttttttccaatccttaattttattaatatttcataattaaatgagcattttgggtcgtgcacttttggatttttcaaacttatttttaacttcccgctaagaaaatcgaagattttcgaaaaatcgggaagttattggttttaccccgttttgcaaaaatcgaggtttcaacagatctcgacgttttgaagccctaCCCGACTCGAAATTGTAGTGAGGAATGTCGAAGAATTAGTgaggggcaagtttggcttgcctaacttagTCAAGCCTAATTTGTGCCTTCTTAAATCCACGTTAGGCAAAACGAAGATTGGCATGCcaaattttcatgtaatttagGACATCTATGGCCGAACTTCGGTGAACCTTTGGAATGCCTGACTAGCTGGAAGTAACAATAAGCAAAGATTTGccgaagtttggcttgccataaATGTCCCTAATCACCTTTAAGTTTGGTAAACCGAACTTTCGTAAgtctttggattttataatttcctgcaagttaggtattccaaacattcgccaaacttcgtcttaccatagatggccccaattacttttaagtttggcaaaccgaacttccgtagacctttggattttataatttcctgcaagttaggcATTCCAAACGTTTGAAGAACTTCGGCGTTTCTTGCCAAAGTACTCTAAAACGGAGTGGGAGAAGATATTTGGCTTCAAGTCTTTCCAAGGTTAAGCCTTTTAgttctatacatataaaagtgtgtatttatgagagtatttgtgttttgtacatataaacatggtgtctcatgtacccgactagaaatttcattgAGGCATATGCCGAAGAACCAAttcggggcaagtttggcttgcctaacttaggcTTGCCTAGATATTACCTCATAAAAATCAAGGTAGGCAGAACGAAATGTTTGGTTTGCCATATTTGAACGTAACTAGAAAAGTTTCATGGATTCCTTAAGTCTCATATATCATGGGAACGCCGAACTGGTttcaagtaacgataacctgagttttgctaggttggagcgaacttggctttcggaacttaggctagcccaattcgaatcttatttgttttaaattaagcaagccgaacattggttgtgcttataagtatcttgaagtaagaggtcgctcatcatcggcgtacCGTCGCAGTATGGTATAGGGCCCTCGGGCGTCGGGTAccgtgttcgagtctcgcgttcgacatgtacgatttttaataattaataattactattaaggcgAGTGTGAAGTAAAGTTAAGTGTTATGTGTGATTAGTGTATCTAACTCCTCCATCATCTCTTTCCCCCTTGACTTATCAAATCTACCAATCAAGAAAACCTCTTCACATTAAAAAACGctccaaaaaaacaaaaaaaaaattacagaaaaaataaaattaaataataaaaataatattaaataaaagcaacaaagaatttctttttttttttattcatgaaatatttaaaaaatttagtcctaaatttaatatttatacttaaaatagtaaaagaagataaaaaaataagcatttgttattattaattttcgcttgataataaaaaagctaaaaatcaagaaagaattagatttagattcttcgttgcgaatttgttttccaaactgcaacctaatcaggaagccaagttaggctgagcctcgcaactgcgttacatcccaaacttcggcctggtttggatgcctcacttgctgcaagtttggaattcggcatgccttacttgcgccaaatcactgcctcactgaaatttctagtcgggtagtTATCGCATGGtacaatattgtcaaaaaattaaagattatgCGCACCGCAAAAATATATGAGCTTGTAGCTAAGTAGGGGAGAGGTACTGCaattgtaacaaaaatttttattttttttattccatttatttttttttcaagatagtaaatttaaaaactgtcAGAAAGTTAGTTGACATCATCTTTTATGTGACTGACTTagttaattagtaaaaagtcaatgttaacttattaaaaaattaatttatttaactaaagtCAGGGACCAAGATGGCGGCGCGCATGGGTTGCAATTGTAACACAGTGCAGGGGCAATTGTAACACGGAACGAAATAGATATTCTTCATCAAATTGCTTTTATTATATAGTCTTAATACATACTATTATACTTCATTAACTCTTAAAGTCAAGTATTTAAACTTATAGTATATCATATATTTGGatctttaatataaattattaaacatttacAAAACTACACAAACTACACTATCCCAGAGTAGATTTGTGGTGCATCCAGTTTGCGCAGATTCCATACATGACTCTGAGTGTTACAATTGCTACTCGTTCAAGTATTACAATTGATGCTCACGCTGAtctgttaataaaaatctaattacaATGACAAAAATCACTAAATTGATGTGAAATTCGGTTTTACAATATTCTTGATATGTCTCTTAAAGTATTAATACAAGTCTCACATCATAacgttagaaaaaaaatttgttattaaaaaaattgtaaagtgtACAAAAAAACGTTTTCACGcgtattttcaacaattctcGATATTTTGATATTGGAACAAGATTAATAACTGAAACTTTGAtctaatcaataaattactcTCTAAATCTGAAACAGTGGAAATCATTGGAAATTAGTGGTATATTCACTATTTCACAGTTAAAAGTATACCACTTGGTATACTTATAGCTGTGAAACAGTGAAATTCCACTGATTCATTTTAAGAGAGTACTATTTtgaagaagttaaaaaaagaataataataatttttagtttttttaatagttttttattgtGTTACAATTGCAGCACCTCTCTCCTAATCCGTAATTTTTACGCAAGACTGTACCCgtgtatattttttcataaattgttgaactttaatctgttatttataaataattagacagtcaaaaaatttttttaattttttttcaaactcacaacaaatacattaaaagactgtcagttttttgaaagttactgacagttacttttttttttataattacgaaACTGGTACAGAACTACAGAGAGCGTATgtaatcaatgttaaatatccaatttttaattgaattcataTCGGGTTATAGGTGGTcaatcgacttcaaatttttagggtAGGGTAAACCGTCCAGTCCGTGACCGCCGACCTATGAATGACCGgtaatgaaaataatgattatagaaatccaaaaatttagtaaacaGTCAATGCTCAATCATAATTGTAATcttacatatatttttcaatatttaattgccatgaattaaaaaaatttaaaagtgtattttcaaaattcatcaaaattatATCGAGAATCCGAGAATTTCTAGAAAaccataaaattttgattaaagtTTGTGAAAACGGCTGCTTAGAAAactatgaattttaattataaattattactttttgtccaaaatacaaaatttatagaCATTTGTGTAGATaaactaatattaaaattgaccTATGATGGATATAATTcaacttaataatttatttatattaatttgacGTCGGTCATTCACTGGCTTATTTGATAAGTGTGCTTTGTTAGTAAATGACTGACTAGTCATTTATTGGTAAGTTATATATTTGTTACTACCAGTGAATGACAGTACGTTTATTTTACTGTATTGTCTTAAGTGTTGAGGTTAGGAAAATGGCAAAGTTAAAACTTTctgctataaaaaaataaaaaaattgccaaTAAAACTGatttaaggaaaaataaagtgaaaaaacGAAACTGTGAACAATTCTAGAAGAAAATACACGAGATTTGCATACACTATTGATGCATTGAAAGAAGCTATTGCCAAAGTAATGAGTAAAGAGTTGAGTGCGAATAGAGCTTCAGTTTTATATCAAATCCTAATTGTGTCATCATGTCTTtaataagtatacaaaaatttttaattttctgacGCTATGCCTTAACcacgacaactaccttaaattgagttcatttttaacactgtcttttttacagtgtactttttattcataaacAATAAAAGGGCCTTGAATATCAGAcaagaataattaaacaaaagaaTTACCTTTTTTACTTGTCAAATCCATAAAGTGTATGACCACGTCTTTTTAAGGCGTAAATAACATCTAATGTATGCACCACGTctcttttttcaaattgagTATAAATAACAGCATCATGCAACACATTTTCAAgaaaagttttaagcacaTCACGAATTTCGCTGTAAACTAATGCCGATATACGTTTTACTCCTCCTCGGCGTGCTAGACTACGAATTGTAGACTTCGTGATTCCTGTAATATTGTTGCGAAGAATACGCCTGTGACGGCGCTTCTTCCCTGCTTTTCCTAATCCTTTCCGCGACTTTCGAGGATTCATCGTATAATCTCactttattttgtaattaatcagAAACAATGAAGaagtattttaattcaatttctaTTCTcgataagttttaaaaaattcgggTTGATTGATTTAATACCAACAAATCGGTGACACGCTGTGTTAGTATATGCGACTTGTCTGAGTTTGACGGTCGCTGGAGTCTGACTGCCGCAAAACATTTCATGTTATATAGGTAACTCACGTTAATCGCTAAGTCAGCACAGCCGGTGATACATTCGAATAGCATACATAGtaagaatctttttttttaatcataaaattataagagtgTTTGAAAAGCCAGGGacgttttttttcaatattaatttttttttatctcttcgTCAATTTGGAAGTTGACCCTTTCATGTATAagaaaattaggaaaacggttgaccctaaaggccatccctgcaacttcccgctcatttcatacttaagcgcaCAAACCtacacttattacgtttttgagctcttcgagctcaaaaatataattttcgtatcattttgagctctccgagctcaaaaatctgctagaagttgaataaaacactatttttcgaatttttagaccgcaataacttttgaatgaatgaaccgattttttcgTGGTTGATGGCAtttaacgcagtttttaaagcctcgtgaagaacttttaagtttaaattgatcgaacaaggaatttcaaagtaattcctaaaaaacgattttttcgatttttttcgttaacgataactcacgaacgaattaaccgatttcgaccgggctggcggcaatcgacgtgtttttttaatgttaagagctgattagttttaagaattgatcggtcaagccgtataaaagttatttcaaaaaaaccacatttcagaaaattttttttttcagtttttttaagatttctcaaaatctattgatctgaatcggttcaaatagttttcaaaatctaagttcagtcaagcccttttgaatggcgccaaccgcgatgaaatcggtcaagctgttcaaaagttatgagaggtttacatacggctgtacacacacacacacacacacacacacacacacacacacacacacacacacacacacacacacacagacgtacggacatcatcgcgcaAATATTCGGggaggcttcctaggacctcaaaacgtcaacatccgttgaaaactcgattttcgaaaaacggggtgaaaccaataacttcccgatttttgaaaattttcaattttcttagcgggaagttaaaaatactcataaaaatctaaaaacagGTCATAACTTTGAAGTGTCACGTCTTTTTACTACATAGAAAAGAAAGAAGTTGAGGAGAACCATACAtgtgaaatgaaaaaaaaaaaaaaattttcaattttcttagcgggaagttaaaaaaaaagattaattttgcATAATAATTAgcataaaatcataaaaatatgcCTGTAAATTTTCAGCATTTAATTCTGATTGTTTTTcggtttataatttattgaagtgCCCGTCCCTCTTAACTCTGCTTCTTGTAAGCAATTGTTTAAAAACtctcttgttttttttttttttttttttttttatttagagtcggttttaactgctgtgggtatatcgccgactttaactgctaggagtggtacgttggggtctttttgaGTTGTGTAAATCTTAACTTACGCGGCAAGGGCCGAATATCGACCGagttggtttctaagaccagcttgggattcgaacccatgCCTGGCCGGTAAGTTAGTCCGAGTTCTCTATAGACCATGCGCCTTAGACGACTCGGCTAACGTCACCGgttttcttgttttttgaTTCCGTGAAAAAAAGCTTTATTTAGTATGTTTTGtctacaataaatgttaaaaacaCTGTTACGGttatttaagtttatttttcttcaggAGTTCGCGTTCTGTGCAGAATGatttagaaaaagaaaaaatatcagTGTTAAGttcttgttaaattaaaaaatattaaaatttagaataatcACTTTCCTgactttgataatttttataattattgactgCGAcattggtaaaaaataaaattcattcaggAAACAGAAATCGCCTCTGATAAAAAGTCGTTGGGTTCCAGTCTAGACATCATGAGAGCTGGGCTCCGACGTGTTCTCTAGATTAACTTAACCTGAGATGCAACGCTGTCATTTTTGTGGCTCATTTACTGGAATCCTTTATTAGGCTGATTTTTAAGAGAGGATGTTAAGCAACAGGCCCACTCGATGATCTAGATGATTTACAGACCAACTTCCgagccgctgcgctaaacgaagttgccgctttctgACTCCGTCGAACAGAAAAAAAGTATACTAACCTTGGctagtaaataagaaagccttaGATCAGATGTTTGTCGACCTCAGCTTCACTTCGGTACATTACATAAGCTctaagacatttcttactttccTGGCCttggtatgtaatatactattgcaAAAAACCGGCATAGttgtgacaagaaattaatgtgttgaaaatttttaacaattttatttcttagctgattaaaatttttctcagtaatttttttgcagaaaaaaatttttctaaattcaggAAAAAACTTTGGATGAAAATTCTCAATTTGTTTAACTACaatcattttttctaaatccaaaaaatttttttttcaaccagAAAGtcattttgagaaaaatttttattttttcagctaaaaaataaaattattgaaagttTTTAGTAAGTTAACTTCTTGTAACAGCTATGCcggtttttttcaaaagaaattttttctctcagtatatagaatttatttttatttatttatcttttttagtATTGGCATTGTGTTGTAAACATCTTATCTATGTATACTTTCGGAGATACTACTGCACTGGCTTTGTTTATATACTGGGACAGTAttgattttcaaatttaacttCTCAGTTTGGACTTGACTATCTATGGCAACTGGTGTCAACTTTAACTTCTTGATCATAACTACCGAAGGACTAATAAACTATTATTAGCCGGTGTGTGCAACAGATATTAAGGTTATCAGAGAAACACGTTCATTTGCGGTAAGTACGATAAattctttgataaaaattaagtccgtgactatattaaaaataatttcctgaAATGCCCATACTGTATTATAATCTCTGTTTTATCTTTCATTTTAAAACACTAGACATAACATGCTCGCTTCGCTCACCTTCccggggaaaaaaaattatatataattttatataaatcattatatataattatgtatgagtTTTGGccatataaaattacatatgTCGTAGTCTTTTCGCAAAATTCGTCATTCCATGAAAAGCTTAGGCACTTCCAGAAACGTCGAcgttttgtgaaaaattttcaaattgcaTTTCCCGCCTAGATATTTCGTGAAATGACCACTCGACGTTGGCGCTTGATGATAAATCAtaatacagagtgtcccagaagtaacggacgccattgtagcatctgataaacaaaataattctgagacgaaaagtccttagccattttttaatcagacgcatagataattaattattaattaaaataacgtccttttatgcattagagagagagagagcactagtgccaagtcaagtgcgttccaacgaagacgcttgcacgtgtgaatgtgtaagtaaatatgtgtgactacgttagctatagaaactagttagtcatacagttagttgtgtctttgtttgtaataataattaattatctatgcggttaattgaaaaatggctaaggacttttcgtctcagaattatttttttcatcagatgctacaatggcgtccgtgacttttgggacaccctgtatacgTTATATGACGGATTATACACGTGTATTTTTCACGAAAAGACTAGCTCGTGCAATAATCTAAACGTAATCaagtatttgttaaattaatgaataaaaaaaggtCATTCGGCATCCGAAAtagaagtagatttcattttatttcatttctgtGGAGGAAATGactgcaaaagtaaaatttcttaaaaatgatcgtaaaataaaaatttttttatttagaaaaacatGCTATTTGAAGTTTAATTTCTCAGATTTCAGATGCATTATACAAAAAGTGAATATCTCGATGCATTCGAAAGTAATTTGAAGGAGAAGTAGTGGgagtatgaaattttaaaattttcaaaattttaaaatgctgtaatttctaaactaattaaCCGATTGAGCTCATATTCAAAATATGATATATTGTGGACCATATgctaataagtaaaataaaataggaagcttcctaggaccccagaacgtcaacatccgttgaaaactcgatttccgaaaaacggggtgaaactaatgacttcccaacttttgaaaattttccattttcttagcgggaagttcaaAAGTTGTCTTTTAattgatgtattttttaattacattacaTTTGACGCTTTACAGGCATTATACGAAACATCAAACTATAAACTGCGCCCGATTGTGTAACTTGGTTTAACCACGATATGCCAGAGTCGAGTGGtcatttgatgaaaattataatttttcacaaaacgTAGGCGCTTCTGGAAGTGCCTAGGTTTTTCATGGAATGACGAATTTTGCGAAAAGACTAcgacatatataattatatgaaataatataaaaaaaatttaatatttttttttaattatataaaaatttttttttaatttttaaattaaaaataagtaggAATCGGGCCTCACAGAATATTTGCGATCAaatatctgatgaaaaattctgAGTGTCGACGGGATTTGAACTCGAGTCCTTCTACTTGCCAGTCCTGCGCGCTGCCACTGGTCTGCATTACACGATACAGCTACAggacattatttattttatttgaattgaaaCACAAGATAGGCTAggtttttattacaatttcataaaattcttcaatatttCATGGAGCTTCACAGAAGtagtagttttaatttttgatttttgattttatctgTTATTTATGGTTAAccttcattttttattgtaattattccctggtgaaaaaaattatatataattttatatgattatatataaatcatcCTATGTAAGGTGTGAGCTGTTAAAATTTCAAGGCGATCCGAATATTTTCCCGAGAGTTAAATcatttctttataaaactaggctgaaatttgaattgtttataatttttgtgctATTGGTCAGACGTGGATGCTTTAAAATAGATGAAAGTCTTTGAAGTTCGCCGTTAGTCAAAACTTGCAAATAAATAGCTATGATTCTTGATTGGTCAAACGGGAAACTTACTATACTAAACTTACTAAACTTACTTACGGGAAACTCACTTACTATCATTCAAGCCTAAAAATGTCGACATATATCACTATATATCGATATGTATCAAATAAGAAAATCAATAAACAATGTATTACACTAATGTATAAAGCTTAAATTAGGAGGCATGTGGATGGGCACTgttgaaaatttctaattaaaaaaaaaaaacattactgttttttttaagttctacAATTCATTTCTGCACCTCGAAAatctaaaatcaattatcttggaagaataattaattaattaacaaatagtGATCGTCATTCAGTTTGTtgtagaattttataatattctgTTGAACTATCTAGAAAGAACCTCCCGAGTCCAATTGAAGGTAATGCTATTTAATCGAGTAAACCCACGTAAAATTGACTATCTTTTTTGGGCTATTCGACTGATTTTTTACGTTAACCAGTATTCGGAAAATTTAACAAAGAAGgattgctttttattttactatatatatatatatatatatatatatatatatatatatatatatatatatatatatatatatatatatataacagcAGGTCGAATTATTAAGAACTACTTCGTCCTCATGATCATATAACGTAAGTCAGGTCGTAGTGGGATACTTtggtcaaattttattaacaattaaagtcCTTTTCAActgattttttcaacattttgcaaaataagtaaaaatttttccaaaaaaaactttaacgctgattatattaaagtattttataattgaaaaattacattagatTTCTCAAACGTGTTGTCTACTGTATCTTTGATGCAGCTTTGAAGcactctattttttaaatgaatgaacaaatagaaaaatgttttaatttatatctGTGGAGAATTTTACTCTTTACAAACTCTCAATTAGTTGTATTTTCTGTGATTTCAATATAGATtgagctattttgaaaaaattgagaaaactTGTGAATTTTCGGAAAATTCTGCTCAGACATTATATAggattttgtataattatatagaattttatataattatatatattgatataaaattttaaattacaattatgtataattagataaaattataaataattatacaaaattatataaaattatacataattttatataattttgtataattatatcttattatataa harbors:
- the LOC123267256 gene encoding histone H4-like, with protein sequence MNPRKSRKGLGKAGKKRRHRRILRNNITGITKSTIRSLARRGGVKRISALVYSEIRDVLKTFLENVLHDAVIYTQFEKRDVVHTLDVIYALKRRGHTLYGFDK